One Sulfuriferula thiophila DNA window includes the following coding sequences:
- a CDS encoding glycosyltransferase family 4 protein, with protein MPNNRPLTVLQLLPALHAGGVERGTLEIARYLVQNGHRSLVMSAGGRMESQLISEGSTHFNWDIGKKSLLTLRLVPRLRRLLIEQKVDILHLRSRMPAWIGYLAWRSMDPATRPKLVTTVHGAYTVNAYSAVMTKGERVIAVSNTIRNYILTNYPQVNPEIIRLIYRGVDPQEFPRGYQPDNAWLQKWRKDYPQLIGKTVITLPGRITRWKGQLDFIQLMARLKYAGLNVHGLIVGEADPKKQAFLQELKTQISTLSLDMDISLIGHRTDLKEVMAVSDLVLSLSQDPEAFGRTTPEALTLGIPVIGYNHGGVGEVLQALFPEGLVPLCDLDMLQQTVQRCLSHPYSIAENQTFTLVNMQSSTLAAYRELIDK; from the coding sequence TTGCCCAATAATCGCCCGCTCACCGTATTGCAACTACTCCCTGCGTTACATGCTGGTGGCGTCGAACGCGGCACCCTGGAAATAGCCCGATATCTGGTACAAAACGGACACCGCTCGCTAGTCATGTCTGCGGGTGGTCGCATGGAGTCGCAACTGATATCCGAAGGTTCAACCCATTTCAATTGGGATATTGGTAAAAAATCCCTGCTTACATTACGTTTAGTGCCACGCTTACGGCGACTCTTAATCGAGCAGAAAGTTGATATTCTCCACTTGCGCTCACGCATGCCCGCCTGGATAGGTTACCTTGCCTGGCGTAGCATGGATCCCGCCACGCGCCCGAAACTGGTCACCACCGTACACGGTGCCTATACCGTGAATGCCTATAGTGCTGTCATGACCAAAGGCGAACGTGTCATCGCCGTTTCAAACACCATTCGTAACTACATACTCACAAATTATCCGCAAGTTAACCCGGAAATTATCCGTCTCATTTATCGAGGGGTTGATCCGCAGGAATTCCCGCGTGGCTATCAACCAGATAATGCATGGCTGCAAAAATGGCGGAAAGATTACCCGCAACTGATCGGTAAAACTGTAATCACCCTGCCAGGCCGTATTACACGCTGGAAAGGCCAACTGGATTTTATTCAGCTCATGGCTCGTTTGAAGTATGCGGGTCTAAACGTCCATGGCCTAATCGTCGGTGAAGCCGACCCAAAAAAACAGGCTTTCTTACAGGAACTGAAAACGCAAATCAGCACGTTGAGTCTGGATATGGACATTAGCTTGATTGGCCATCGTACTGATTTGAAAGAAGTTATGGCTGTATCCGATCTTGTACTTTCGCTTTCGCAGGATCCTGAAGCATTTGGGCGCACCACACCTGAAGCGCTCACGCTCGGCATTCCGGTAATTGGATACAATCATGGTGGCGTTGGCGAGGTGCTGCAGGCACTCTTTCCCGAAGGGCTCGTGCCATTATGTGATTTGGATATGCTGCAACAAACCGTTCAGCGCTGCCTGTCCCACCCATACTCGATAGCAGAGAATCAGACCTTTACTTTGGTTAATATGCAATCAAGCACGCTTGCCGCGTATCGAGAACTTATCGATAAATAA
- a CDS encoding CgeB family protein, with protein MIKVLVIGKYNSIVHWTENTVEAFKQTGCDVDYFALNGDSFAQSTYYKLLGKIQGDKSKVVADSLRKKLQSFQPDLIVFVMIASNWLPEHLFQLTTATCPHATKIVWVGDKFNRAEGIFANHVDWVFCTDTAFIDAAHEYGYSAPASYLPLAVNQKIFHPIPAIRSNAIIYVANNTVGRGEMISTIKRPITLYGKGWSKLKNTQHIINAYRLPYTKLPGVYASCRAVLNIKNEKNVINGLSQRSFEPYATMTPVLNDAMKDIDLCFEVDREILVYHSIDELHEQYDRLATDAHFANAIGQAGYKRAMAEHTYAHRAKTMLTQVGLI; from the coding sequence TTGATTAAAGTACTGGTAATCGGAAAATACAACAGTATTGTCCATTGGACAGAAAATACAGTTGAAGCCTTCAAGCAAACTGGCTGCGATGTAGATTACTTTGCTCTAAATGGCGACAGCTTCGCACAATCAACATATTATAAATTGCTCGGCAAAATACAGGGCGACAAATCAAAAGTTGTGGCTGATAGCCTAAGGAAAAAATTGCAAAGCTTTCAACCCGATCTGATCGTGTTCGTCATGATTGCCTCGAACTGGTTACCTGAACACCTATTCCAACTAACGACAGCAACTTGCCCCCATGCGACCAAAATCGTTTGGGTGGGAGACAAATTCAACCGCGCTGAAGGTATATTTGCCAACCATGTGGACTGGGTGTTCTGTACCGACACGGCATTCATTGACGCAGCCCATGAGTATGGATATTCCGCTCCGGCAAGTTATCTACCTTTAGCTGTTAACCAGAAAATATTTCACCCTATTCCTGCAATTCGCTCCAACGCCATTATCTATGTTGCAAACAATACCGTGGGTCGCGGAGAGATGATAAGCACTATTAAGAGGCCTATTACTCTGTATGGCAAAGGTTGGTCAAAATTAAAAAATACCCAGCATATAATTAATGCCTATCGCTTACCATACACTAAGCTACCCGGCGTTTATGCCTCATGTCGTGCCGTCCTTAATATCAAGAACGAAAAAAATGTCATCAATGGTCTCAGTCAACGAAGCTTTGAACCCTACGCAACCATGACCCCCGTATTGAATGATGCGATGAAGGATATTGATCTATGCTTCGAAGTGGATAGAGAAATACTGGTCTACCATTCCATTGATGAATTGCACGAACAGTATGACCGTCTTGCAACAGATGCTCACTTTGCCAATGCAATTGGGCAGGCCGGCTACAAACGCGCGATGGCTGAACATACTTATGCGCATAGGGCGAAAACTATGCTTACTCAAGTTGGTTTAATATAA
- a CDS encoding O-antigen ligase family protein, whose amino-acid sequence MPRIVSDSRFTNAVQNYGWWLIAAFVIAMPFGKGFEVPLALMAIGGMVLLAKEGISRVNSGNMRWALILFACIWLPILTSMPDAVMFEPTASTALAFMRFPFAVLFAVYALANPDHRPKLFTAIFAMFSIVIADGLLQAVTGKNIIGSPMIADRLSGLFYPKLTMGLWIAPFGAIYFEKVRQLAKTSRYGWAYWLLLAPYTAVVLLSGSRASWAIYAVSMAGFAIYLYMTNPQRSIKKYVVILLLLAIPMGIALDHYSPFKKKIEATEGLFSGDYDKVNAATSIRLPIWVVALKMSKDHLINGVGPRGFRYAYPPYAEKDDFFLKMRSDMGPNHPHQIFLEVLVETGIIGVVGYFLFLGFLVRLTWQAIRAHNNYAAPVGIAVFAAIMPINAGIAFYASVLSAMTWWMLAIFFAVLMTDKQKPAID is encoded by the coding sequence ATGCCACGTATTGTTTCAGATTCAAGATTTACTAATGCTGTACAGAATTATGGCTGGTGGTTAATTGCCGCATTCGTAATAGCCATGCCGTTTGGCAAGGGCTTTGAAGTGCCACTGGCACTCATGGCGATAGGTGGAATGGTATTGCTGGCAAAAGAAGGGATTAGCCGGGTTAACTCTGGCAACATGCGCTGGGCGCTGATACTCTTTGCCTGCATCTGGCTACCTATACTTACTTCAATGCCTGATGCAGTAATGTTTGAGCCTACTGCGAGCACAGCATTGGCCTTCATGCGTTTCCCATTTGCAGTTCTGTTTGCCGTTTATGCGCTGGCCAATCCTGATCACAGGCCAAAACTTTTCACGGCGATTTTTGCCATGTTTAGTATTGTCATTGCGGATGGCCTATTGCAGGCAGTTACCGGCAAGAATATCATCGGTTCTCCAATGATAGCGGACAGACTAAGTGGATTGTTTTATCCAAAATTGACCATGGGCTTATGGATTGCCCCATTTGGGGCAATCTATTTTGAAAAAGTGCGCCAGTTAGCGAAAACGAGTCGTTACGGATGGGCTTACTGGCTACTTCTGGCGCCCTACACGGCTGTCGTATTGTTGTCAGGAAGCCGCGCCTCCTGGGCGATATATGCGGTCAGCATGGCCGGATTTGCAATCTACCTATATATGACCAATCCACAACGATCTATCAAAAAATACGTGGTTATTTTGCTGTTATTAGCTATCCCCATGGGGATAGCACTCGACCATTACTCACCGTTCAAGAAAAAAATTGAAGCCACGGAAGGATTATTCAGTGGTGATTATGACAAGGTTAATGCGGCGACCAGTATCCGCTTACCTATCTGGGTAGTCGCACTGAAAATGAGTAAAGATCATTTAATTAATGGTGTCGGTCCGCGAGGATTTCGCTATGCCTATCCACCCTATGCTGAAAAAGATGATTTTTTCCTCAAGATGAGATCTGATATGGGGCCCAATCATCCGCACCAGATATTTCTGGAAGTCCTGGTGGAAACCGGCATCATCGGCGTAGTTGGCTACTTCCTTTTTCTGGGATTCCTGGTGCGACTGACATGGCAGGCCATTCGTGCGCATAACAATTATGCAGCCCCGGTTGGTATCGCTGTATTCGCTGCCATCATGCCGATCAACGCTGGGATTGCATTTTACGCAAGCGTACTGTCAGCGATGACCTGGTGGATGCTGGCTATTTTCTTTGCAGTGCTCATGACCGATAAACAAAAACCGGCTATTGATTGA
- a CDS encoding glycosyltransferase family 4 protein produces the protein MKILHVIASTDVGGAEKHLLDLCLQQRELGLEVSVALPAEGALSQALETHGIKYSLIRSGGRLHPLALWSLRQVIRRMQPDLVHAHMLKSAFMVAYADRQILCVATAHNIVKHLGPFRRCQHVICVSEMVRESLCQLGYPEAMATVVHNAVDTHAFNTSKREALRSQYGWQNQLVVLCVARLVPAKGQTYAIAALVKLIPKLPNINLVLVGEGDDRDKLLQQAHQSGVSEHLSLLGSRNDVPDLLAAADIYLQPSIKEGFCIAFLEAMATGLACIGTQTGAIPTMLDTGNNGILIPSGDTDAIVEAVSSVAVDAELCTRFAAAARITAQTQFSPEKQARDTLAVYLQALNQ, from the coding sequence TTGAAAATATTGCATGTAATCGCATCCACTGATGTCGGTGGTGCAGAAAAGCATTTGCTGGATTTATGCTTGCAACAACGTGAGTTGGGGCTGGAAGTCAGTGTCGCACTGCCGGCTGAAGGTGCGTTGAGCCAAGCGCTGGAAACTCATGGTATCAAGTATTCGCTGATTCGTTCTGGTGGCCGTTTGCATCCTCTGGCTTTATGGTCATTAAGGCAAGTAATTCGGCGTATGCAACCGGATCTGGTTCATGCTCATATGCTTAAGTCAGCCTTTATGGTGGCATATGCAGATCGGCAGATTCTTTGCGTTGCGACTGCGCATAATATTGTTAAACATCTTGGTCCATTTCGCCGCTGCCAGCATGTTATTTGTGTGTCCGAGATGGTGCGTGAGTCATTGTGTCAGTTAGGCTATCCAGAAGCGATGGCAACTGTGGTGCACAATGCCGTAGATACTCATGCATTTAATACGTCAAAGCGTGAAGCACTACGTAGCCAATATGGCTGGCAAAATCAGCTTGTTGTGTTGTGCGTGGCAAGGCTAGTCCCGGCTAAAGGTCAGACCTATGCCATTGCTGCTCTGGTTAAACTGATACCAAAATTACCAAATATAAATTTAGTATTAGTAGGCGAGGGTGATGATCGGGACAAACTACTGCAGCAGGCCCATCAATCAGGAGTGTCTGAACATTTAAGCCTGTTAGGGTCCAGAAACGACGTGCCTGACTTGTTGGCTGCAGCGGATATTTACCTGCAGCCCAGTATCAAGGAAGGTTTCTGCATCGCATTCCTGGAAGCAATGGCAACTGGATTAGCCTGCATAGGCACACAAACAGGTGCGATACCGACCATGCTTGATACGGGTAACAATGGTATCCTTATCCCTTCCGGAGATACGGATGCCATTGTCGAAGCCGTTTCATCCGTGGCAGTAGATGCGGAGCTGTGTACCCGTTTCGCGGCGGCCGCCAGAATTACTGCACAGACCCAATTTAGTCCCGAGAAACAGGCACGCGATACACTAGCCGTATATCTGCAAGCTCTCAATCAATAG
- a CDS encoding glycosyltransferase family 2 protein produces the protein MQYFQERTLPCGIVWVIFVQQVINIFMEKLSAFVTTFNNARTLASCLESVKWADEIVLLDSGSTDATLDIAKQYGCKIFHQPFLGYGKQKQIALTKTSYLWVLLLDADEALSPDSQLEIRDLLRRGPDADGYTIPRQEQMFWQMNNRFVRLNKFLRLFRKDKGHITDMPVHAAPKVDGIVKNLTAPFYHYGETDIDIKVSKLNAYSTGLVKDKVAKGTYPNPWMLVFYPPFYFLRAYFFKRAFLNGWGGFITSVCGAFYVFLKYAKLYEFHQRKRYGKTLMPAGAPDNPPVYESDKPC, from the coding sequence ATGCAATATTTTCAAGAGCGTACCTTGCCCTGTGGTATAGTTTGGGTCATTTTCGTACAGCAAGTCATTAACATTTTCATGGAAAAACTCTCAGCATTTGTCACGACATTCAACAACGCACGCACTCTGGCCAGCTGCCTGGAAAGCGTAAAATGGGCGGATGAAATAGTCTTGCTTGATTCTGGCAGCACAGATGCAACACTGGATATCGCTAAGCAATATGGTTGCAAAATTTTCCACCAACCATTTCTGGGTTACGGCAAACAAAAACAGATAGCATTAACGAAAACCTCGTATTTATGGGTGTTATTGCTGGATGCTGACGAAGCACTTTCACCCGATTCCCAACTGGAAATTCGTGATTTACTGCGACGCGGACCTGATGCTGATGGCTACACCATTCCGCGCCAGGAACAAATGTTCTGGCAAATGAACAACCGCTTTGTTCGCCTCAATAAATTCTTGCGCCTGTTCCGCAAAGATAAAGGCCACATTACTGATATGCCCGTCCATGCGGCCCCCAAAGTAGATGGCATAGTTAAAAATCTGACCGCGCCATTTTATCACTATGGGGAAACCGATATCGATATCAAAGTAAGCAAACTAAATGCTTATTCCACCGGCCTGGTTAAAGACAAGGTCGCCAAAGGCACCTATCCTAACCCATGGATGCTGGTGTTTTACCCACCCTTTTATTTTCTGCGCGCCTATTTTTTCAAACGCGCTTTTTTAAACGGATGGGGTGGCTTCATTACTTCTGTTTGCGGCGCTTTTTATGTGTTTTTAAAATACGCCAAACTCTACGAATTTCATCAGCGCAAGCGTTACGGCAAAACCCTTATGCCGGCTGGTGCGCCGGATAACCCACCCGTTTATGAATCTGATAAACCTTGCTGA
- a CDS encoding glycosyltransferase family 9 protein produces MSQRSMPYDLPNDPSIRRILIIKWSALGDIAMATCVMEDVARAFPNAQIDLNTLPPWDKLFTGDPRFSNISKINIRAKQGKWAAIWAWMQQVRQQRYDLIVDLQSNDRSRFMLMFLQLTGNATRFLIGNHPSRPYNISGPDMPGDPNPVQRMRAAIKAAGIPVNTARPVLHIPAHNQQHAHELQKKYGLTAGRYAIFYPGCQAAGYLKRWGEDKYAELARQLLISEVDQVVLIGGKDEIEDCRRITELVGAGVVNLCGETEVLDIVPLARDAKYQVGNDTGTAHLAASSSQPMVVVCGPTDPYRVKPQGDNVIAIQADMPCLNCYCKQDCTHHSCMKAVQPEHVIEALHFKDGPVMIIPIPKAQQGLSDS; encoded by the coding sequence TTGAGCCAACGTTCTATGCCTTATGATCTGCCGAACGACCCCAGCATACGCCGTATTTTGATTATCAAATGGAGTGCGTTAGGCGATATTGCAATGGCGACCTGCGTCATGGAAGATGTGGCACGCGCTTTTCCGAATGCACAAATAGATCTGAATACGTTACCGCCCTGGGATAAATTATTTACCGGTGATCCGCGTTTCAGCAATATTAGTAAAATCAACATTCGCGCCAAGCAAGGTAAGTGGGCTGCGATATGGGCATGGATGCAACAAGTCAGACAGCAGCGTTATGATTTAATTGTAGACTTGCAGTCAAATGATCGCTCACGCTTCATGCTGATGTTTCTGCAATTAACCGGCAATGCTACGCGGTTTCTGATTGGTAATCATCCTAGCAGACCATACAATATAAGTGGTCCGGACATGCCTGGCGATCCAAATCCGGTACAACGGATGCGGGCGGCGATAAAAGCTGCAGGCATCCCAGTGAATACAGCACGACCAGTACTGCATATTCCAGCTCATAATCAGCAACATGCTCATGAATTACAAAAAAAATATGGGTTAACTGCAGGCCGTTATGCGATTTTTTATCCAGGCTGCCAGGCTGCAGGGTATTTAAAACGCTGGGGAGAAGATAAATACGCTGAATTAGCACGGCAATTGTTAATCAGTGAAGTGGATCAGGTTGTGCTGATCGGCGGCAAGGATGAAATTGAAGATTGTCGGCGCATTACCGAACTGGTGGGTGCTGGTGTCGTTAATTTATGCGGCGAAACTGAGGTGCTGGATATTGTACCTTTAGCACGAGATGCCAAATATCAAGTGGGTAATGATACCGGTACGGCGCATCTGGCAGCATCATCCAGTCAGCCCATGGTTGTCGTCTGTGGACCAACAGACCCTTATCGAGTCAAGCCGCAAGGAGATAACGTCATTGCGATTCAGGCTGATATGCCATGTCTGAACTGTTACTGCAAGCAGGACTGCACGCATCATTCATGTATGAAAGCGGTCCAGCCGGAACATGTTATTGAGGCGTTGCATTTCAAGGACGGTCCGGTAATGATCATACCGATTCCCAAGGCTCAGCAAGGTTTATCAGATTCATAA
- the hisG gene encoding ATP phosphoribosyltransferase: MITIALSKGRIFEETLPLLAAAGIEPRENPEKSRKLIISTNLPDVRLIIIRATDVPTYVQHGAADLGVAGKDVLIEHGGDGLYQPLDLKIARCKMMVAAHPAFDYEQAVRQGARLSVATKYLTTAREYFAAKGVHVDLIKLYGSMELAPLVKLADVIVDLVSSGSTLKANGLVAVADIMDISSRLVVNQAALKLKRAEIQPLLDTFAKAVSAD, translated from the coding sequence ATGATTACTATTGCATTATCCAAGGGACGTATTTTTGAAGAAACGTTGCCGTTACTTGCAGCTGCTGGGATAGAGCCACGTGAAAATCCTGAGAAATCACGCAAATTGATTATCTCTACTAATCTTCCTGATGTACGTCTGATCATTATTCGTGCCACCGATGTTCCGACTTATGTACAACACGGTGCCGCTGATCTGGGTGTAGCCGGTAAGGATGTCTTGATTGAGCATGGTGGAGATGGTTTATACCAGCCACTGGATCTGAAAATTGCCCGTTGCAAAATGATGGTAGCCGCTCATCCTGCTTTTGATTATGAACAGGCTGTGCGTCAAGGTGCGCGATTAAGCGTGGCCACAAAATATCTAACAACTGCACGAGAATATTTTGCTGCAAAAGGTGTGCACGTCGATCTGATTAAACTGTACGGTTCCATGGAACTGGCACCACTGGTTAAATTAGCCGATGTGATTGTTGATCTGGTTAGCAGCGGCAGTACACTGAAAGCGAACGGCCTTGTAGCGGTTGCTGACATTATGGATATCAGTTCACGTCTGGTTGTTAACCAGGCAGCACTAAAACTCAAACGTGCAGAAATTCAGCCTTTACTGGATACTTTTGCCAAAGCGGTAAGCGCTGATTGA
- the murA gene encoding UDP-N-acetylglucosamine 1-carboxyvinyltransferase, whose protein sequence is MDKLAIQGGTRLSGDVRISGAKNAALPILCAGLLTADVLHLDNLPKLKDISTSLTLLAHIGMQAALDDHGGVDLHAAELTRLEAPYELVKTMRASILVLGPMLARCGEAMVSLPGGCAIGSRPVDLHIKGLQAMGAEIHIEHGYIHAKASRLQGARIFMDTVTVTGTENLMMAATLAQGVTVLENAAREPEVVDLANCLIAMGANISGAGTDTITIHGVDKLHGANFSIMPDRIETGTYLVAAAMTQGQIRITHTRADTIDAVLDKLREAGAEIEVGVGTISLTMRQRPRAVSIKTAPYPAFPTDMQAQFMAMNCIADGVATVTETIFENRFMHVQEMQRLGANIEIEGNTAVVRGVEGLQGAVVMATDLRASASLVLAALVADGETVIERIYHIDRGYECIEEKFNQVGARISRVH, encoded by the coding sequence ATGGATAAGCTGGCTATACAGGGTGGTACACGCCTGAGTGGCGATGTACGTATATCCGGTGCGAAGAATGCTGCATTGCCGATATTGTGTGCGGGTTTATTAACTGCAGATGTATTGCATCTTGATAATTTGCCCAAGTTGAAAGATATCAGCACATCATTGACATTGCTTGCGCATATCGGCATGCAAGCGGCGCTGGATGACCATGGTGGTGTTGATTTACATGCGGCCGAGTTAACACGGCTTGAAGCGCCCTATGAGCTGGTTAAGACCATGCGCGCTTCGATACTGGTACTTGGTCCCATGCTCGCACGTTGTGGTGAAGCCATGGTGTCCTTACCCGGTGGTTGTGCCATTGGTTCACGACCAGTGGACCTCCATATCAAGGGTCTGCAAGCTATGGGTGCGGAAATCCATATTGAACATGGTTATATACATGCGAAAGCCAGCCGTTTACAGGGGGCGCGTATTTTTATGGATACCGTGACGGTAACTGGAACGGAAAATTTGATGATGGCCGCCACGCTGGCACAGGGTGTTACCGTGCTGGAAAACGCTGCCCGCGAACCTGAGGTCGTTGATCTGGCGAATTGTCTGATCGCAATGGGGGCTAATATCAGCGGTGCGGGCACGGACACCATTACCATCCATGGGGTAGATAAGCTGCATGGAGCGAACTTTAGCATCATGCCAGACCGCATTGAAACTGGAACATATCTTGTAGCTGCTGCGATGACGCAGGGACAGATCAGAATTACGCATACACGTGCTGATACCATAGATGCGGTGCTGGATAAATTGCGTGAAGCAGGTGCAGAGATTGAAGTGGGTGTGGGTACTATTTCACTGACTATGCGGCAACGACCACGTGCAGTGAGTATTAAAACAGCGCCATACCCGGCTTTCCCTACAGACATGCAGGCACAGTTTATGGCTATGAACTGTATCGCTGACGGCGTGGCGACAGTGACCGAAACTATTTTTGAAAATAGATTCATGCACGTGCAGGAGATGCAGCGTCTAGGTGCCAATATCGAAATTGAGGGCAATACCGCAGTCGTGCGTGGCGTAGAAGGTTTACAGGGTGCTGTCGTAATGGCCACTGATTTGCGCGCCTCTGCTTCGCTGGTTCTGGCGGCTCTGGTGGCAGATGGCGAGACAGTGATTGAGCGCATCTATCACATAGACCGTGGATACGAATGCATAGAAGAAAAATTCAACCAGGTAGGTGCGCGTATCAGTCGTGTACATTGA
- a CDS encoding BolA family protein, with translation MVQPDSIKHSIEQGMTCELVRVMGDGQHFEAVIVSTEFAGKSRVQQHQIVYRALGDRMKEEIHALSMKTFTPEQWAEESR, from the coding sequence ATGGTACAACCTGATAGTATTAAACACTCCATTGAACAAGGAATGACATGTGAATTGGTGCGTGTTATGGGAGATGGTCAACATTTCGAAGCGGTTATTGTCAGCACGGAGTTTGCTGGTAAAAGCCGCGTACAGCAGCATCAAATTGTGTATCGTGCCTTGGGTGATCGCATGAAGGAAGAAATTCATGCGCTTTCCATGAAAACCTTTACCCCTGAACAATGGGCTGAGGAAAGTCGCTAA
- a CDS encoding ABC transporter permease, whose product MIGFYTLLYKELLRFWKVSFQTVLAPVITALLYLLIFSHVLAEHVQVYPGVSYTAFLVPGLVMMSMLQNAFANSSSSLIQSKITGNIVFVLLPPLSYLEFFAAYLVAAITRGIVVGLGVFVVTLIFTSVSIDHPLWLILFAVLCSGILGALGVIAGIWAEKFDQLAAFQNFIIMPLTFLSGVFYSIHSLPPFWLAVSRFNPVFYMIDGFRYGFFGASDVSPGLSLLVVLVSFVALSAFCLLLLQRGYKLRH is encoded by the coding sequence ATGATCGGATTCTATACCTTGCTTTATAAGGAATTATTGCGCTTCTGGAAAGTGTCGTTCCAGACGGTTTTGGCTCCGGTGATTACAGCATTGTTATATTTGCTGATTTTTTCACACGTGTTGGCAGAACATGTTCAAGTATATCCGGGGGTTAGTTACACCGCATTTCTGGTGCCTGGCCTGGTGATGATGTCGATGCTGCAAAATGCGTTTGCGAACAGTTCATCGAGTCTGATTCAATCCAAGATTACCGGTAATATTGTCTTTGTGCTCTTGCCGCCATTATCTTATCTGGAATTTTTTGCTGCTTACCTTGTTGCTGCTATTACACGCGGAATAGTGGTAGGTTTGGGTGTTTTTGTAGTGACTTTGATATTTACGTCTGTGAGCATAGATCATCCATTATGGCTGATTTTATTCGCTGTTCTTTGTAGCGGGATATTAGGTGCTTTGGGGGTAATTGCTGGTATTTGGGCAGAGAAATTTGATCAACTTGCCGCATTTCAGAATTTTATTATCATGCCACTGACTTTTTTGTCGGGCGTGTTCTATTCCATTCATTCGTTACCACCATTCTGGCTGGCCGTATCGCGGTTCAATCCGGTGTTTTATATGATAGATGGCTTTCGCTATGGTTTTTTTGGCGCGAGTGATGTTTCACCAGGCTTGAGTTTGCTAGTCGTGCTCGTAAGCTTTGTGGCATTATCCGCATTCTGTTTGCTTTTATTACAACGTGGCTACAAGCTGCGTCATTGA
- a CDS encoding ABC transporter ATP-binding protein: MTIPAISIHQLHKHFGALHALRGVDLTVNQGEFFALLGPNGAGKTTLISILAGLTRADSGTAHVMGHNVVTDYRAARQLLGMVPQELAYDPFFTVRESLRIQSGYFGLRRNDDWIDEIMSHLGLLDKADANMRSLSGGMKRRVLVAQALVHKPPVIILDEPTAGVDVELRQSLWTFVRQLNASGHTIILTTHYLEEAEALCDRVAMLKQGQIVALDKTANLLKNASELQLQIRIQPDALPSDLQPRIIKHVDNVYTLGLKAPAEIEFILASLRLAGVNVNEIALAQPDLEDVFVQIMGRS; encoded by the coding sequence GTGACTATACCTGCTATTAGTATCCATCAGCTGCATAAGCACTTTGGCGCATTACATGCGTTACGAGGTGTTGACTTAACTGTTAATCAAGGTGAGTTTTTTGCACTATTAGGCCCAAACGGCGCAGGAAAAACTACGCTAATCAGCATTTTGGCCGGCCTGACACGCGCAGATAGCGGAACCGCACACGTCATGGGGCATAACGTCGTGACTGATTACCGCGCGGCTCGACAGTTGCTTGGTATGGTACCGCAAGAACTGGCCTACGATCCTTTTTTTACGGTGCGAGAAAGTCTGCGGATTCAGTCAGGTTATTTTGGTTTACGCCGTAATGATGACTGGATTGATGAGATCATGAGTCATCTTGGCTTGCTGGATAAAGCGGATGCCAATATGAGGTCACTGTCTGGCGGCATGAAGCGCCGCGTACTCGTTGCTCAAGCATTAGTGCATAAGCCACCGGTGATCATTCTGGACGAGCCAACTGCCGGTGTGGATGTGGAGTTGCGCCAGTCATTATGGACTTTTGTACGCCAACTGAATGCCTCTGGCCACACCATTATTTTGACTACCCATTATCTTGAAGAAGCCGAGGCTTTATGTGATCGGGTGGCCATGCTTAAGCAAGGACAAATCGTGGCGCTGGATAAAACTGCCAATCTGCTGAAAAATGCGAGTGAACTGCAGTTGCAGATCCGCATACAGCCTGATGCGCTTCCATCTGATCTCCAGCCCCGGATCATTAAGCATGTGGATAATGTTTATACATTAGGACTAAAAGCACCTGCCGAAATTGAATTTATATTGGCCAGCCTACGTTTGGCGGGTGTCAACGTGAACGAAATCGCGCTGGCGCAACCGGATCTGGAAGATGTCTTTGTGCAGATTATGGGGCGGTCATGA
- a CDS encoding STAS domain-containing protein translates to MSNTYLIQQELTIPTATEQLAEGIAALNKGMSEFDFSALREMDSTALALILAWRREAERLGKRLYCINLPENLKNLAALYGVENYISA, encoded by the coding sequence GAGCAATACCTACCTTATCCAGCAAGAATTAACTATACCTACTGCTACAGAACAGTTGGCAGAAGGTATAGCTGCCTTGAACAAGGGGATGAGCGAGTTTGATTTTTCTGCCTTGCGTGAAATGGATTCAACGGCATTGGCATTAATTTTAGCCTGGCGTCGGGAAGCTGAACGCCTTGGTAAACGATTGTATTGTATTAATCTACCCGAAAACCTTAAAAATTTGGCCGCGCTGTATGGTGTGGAAAATTACATTTCCGCCTGA